Genomic segment of Drosophila simulans strain w501 chromosome 2R, Prin_Dsim_3.1, whole genome shotgun sequence:
ttaaggcTTAGGGTGcttgcagatacagatatatcGCACACGTGTGTATCTCTCAGATACGCACTGCCAGTCCTAACTGCTAACTTGTACTGCGCTAATTTGTTTCTTagtttaaattgtatttcttgTGTAACCATAAATTAGGCGGCGTGGATCGGAAGCGGAGCAAGGAGCAGAATGAAGTGAGTTATGTACAAAACAATCTGTGGCCCACTTAGCAGGCAGGTGCGAATGCGAAtacgattgcgattgcgatgaGAATAAATTAGATGTTCATCGTGAGTCCGACGACGTAGGATACCCAGTCCACGGTCTTGCTGACGCTGTGATAGATTCCCGGCTGGCCGCGGGACGCGCAGGAGTAACCGGCAGAGACCACACCTATAGGAGATCAATCGTGTTAGTTAATTTTGAGAACCGTAAGGACTATATACGTACCAATAAGGTACCAGCGCCCGTTCTTGTCGTGCATCAAAGGTCCACCGGAGTCACCCTGGCACGAGTCCTTGCCTCCGTTGCGGTAGCCCGCGCAGAGCATCTCCTGGTAGATGACCACGTTGATGCCGTTCTGCCGGTGCCAGCGCTCACAGATCCGGTTCTCGATCACGGGCACATCCACGGCCTGCAGCGTCTTGGGACGCAGCCGGGAGCCCGGGTTCAGAGCTCCCCAGCCGGCTGCCCAGCCGAATTTGCCCAGGAAGTCCTCGTTCTTCTCGGGCAGGCAAATCGGAGCTGTTAGTAAAAACAAATAGATGTAAGTAGTTTGTTGTTTACACGCCTACATTTAGATTGGCTATGAACTAACTTCTGATTTGATCagttatattataatataataaaaaaaaactcaccTATGTGGGGCATGAAGTGCACGGTGCGCTCTAGCGTCAGCACGGAAATGTCGAAGCGGTCCGCCTGCGGCGTGAACTTGAAGTACGGATGCACATCGATGCGGCGGACTCCGAAGGTGTAGGCAGGCAGCGGCTCCACGGCCGAGTTGATCACGTAATCGCCCAGCGTGACGTGCACCTGGCGCGGAGTGGCCCGGGCCACACAATGACCGGCGGTGACCACGTGTCGCCGCGAGATCAACGAACCTCCGCACCTGTGGGGAGGAAATCATGAGAATAAGTACTGAGTACTGAGGAATCTAGCGCCAAGATGCTCACCTGGAGGAACCGATGCGGATGTAGGCCTGCCAGGGAAAGGAGCCGAAGCCCGCATCATCGCCGCCCACAATGCGCCGCTGGGCGGTCTGCTTGGCCAGCGAAATGCCGCAGCCTGAAAGGGAGAGGAGTCGGATGAGTTGGAACCATGCACCAGGATCTCTTAGCGTAGGGGGATTCGGGTATCTGGGATAGGGTTAGTGGAAGCATTAACAACGGGGCGACCACCAAACAAGCAATTAGGCAAACAAGCTGCCGGGTTCAGATCAGCTTTCTAGAGTCGAGtggagtcgagtcgagtcgtcGCGTCTTGATGGGATTTGGGGTCTCTGTTTCGTCGCGGTCTACACttggacgtggacgtggagCCTAATGCCGTTAAGCTATGTGTAATATATGGCTTAATTATCATTAGCGTGCTGTGGTAATTAACATGCTCATGCCGGGcaattaaacttattttataCAGCTCCGCTGTCTTTTATTCGATGGGCGATGCGAGGCGACTCCTTCGCGGGTGGCTCTTGCTTGGTTTTTAGTGGCGTGCGTTGTTAGAGGCATCTTCGGTCCACATGCGGCTTAATTAGGCACTGAAAACTACCCAAGAGtgtaacaataacaaatgcgAGTTACGAGTGCATAGtatacataacaaaacaacaaaacgaacTACAAAACATACGTAAATTGTTAGGGGTGGCATGCAAATTATTTCTCAACTATTTCGCCTCTTATTTATATATCGGCAATTGAGTATTGGTACTTGGTACTGGGTGTACTGGGTACTGGGGGGTTGGATACGGGTTGGGGTTTAGTGTGCACGTGCTTGGATTggtttggattggattggattcaATCAATTTGGCATTCAATCGATCTGAGGCTGCCACACTCACTGGGTTCGTTGTTCACGGGTCCGTAGTTCTTTTGCGGCAGATCGGTCAGATCTACGGCATTGCCGACGAAGTCCGAGCTGCCCAGATTGGCCGACTTGGCCGTGCGGTGGCAACAGCCGCGCAGCAGTCCGTCGCAGGTGCCCTGAATGAGGCCGCCGGAGAGCCAGCAGCCCAGGAAGAACTCGCACGTGCCGCCCCGGTGCTGGCACTCCGTGTCCGTTGTGATGTCGACTGTCGAATGGGAATCGGAGTTGCAATCGGTATGTTCTCGTGTTCGGGCGGGGTGTGTTCTGTGTGAGCGTGTGTGGGTTCTGGGTTCTGGGTTGGATTCTAGACTTTCTGGGTTTCGGGAGTGGGGTTACGTGGCCTAGTGCAAGCAGTTTCCCAGCAGCTGACTGACCCCTTCCTAAGCCCTACCGAATGCGGGTGGCGGTGGACGGGGTTGAGATCGGGTCGGGGACGTGGCACTTACCTTTCTCCTTGAACGTGCTCGCCGACTGCGGACTGCTGGTCGCCTCCGAGGCGCTGTCCAGCTCCTGCAGACTGTAGTCATTGCGCACATCCTGCACGGCGGCCAGTTCGTTGATGCCAAAGTTCTGGTCCCTGTTGGGATGCAAGggattaaatatatatatctaatgGTGCCTACACTTACATCCGAAGAAGCTTAGCTTATATATCAACATGTACCCTTACCTGAAAGCAATGTTATCGCTGAAGTAGACTCCGTTTCCGGAGGGTCCGCTGCTGCCGGCGGGTCCACTGGGTCCGGTGGTGCCCACGTTGTCGTTGGTGGGGAAGACGACCCTCGGACTGCGCGACGACTTGTAGGGATAGTAGCGGCTCTTCCGGGTACCCTGGTACTCGCTGGGTCCCACGTACTCCTGGAAGTTCTTCTGCGGCCCAAACTGGCGGACCGGAGCAGGAGGACCAGTGCGGAACTCAGTGTCGCCGAAGTAGAAGCCTCGCTGGGGTCGCTGCTGCGGGAGCGCCGTGATCGGTCCATTGATGTCCCCGAACTTGGTCACATCGTCGCGATAGAGCTTAAGGCCATGCGGCTTGGAGTTGCTCACCAGGCCAGGAAACTCGAAGCTGGAGGACGCCGTGTCCGAGTCAAAGTAGAGCTGCCGGGTGTGCCGCGTCTCGTGCTGCTCGTACTGGGTGGGCGGCGGAACGGGAGACGCATCCTCGCTGTACGGCTGGGGCTCATAGCCGCCGGCACTGGTGTCCCCAAATATGGGGTTGTCCTCGCGGTAGGCCTGCGGATGGAAGGGGCTGGCGGGCTTCAGGCTGTAGCTGGGAAATTGGAAGCCCACACGGCGACTGGTGTTCTCCGGCTCGGCGTACTCCAGCTTGTCCGTAGAGCTGGCGGCGGCTAGGAGATCGCTGCGTTCTGTTCGCTCGGGACCCAGTTCCAATGCAAGCGGCTGCTGCTCCGGTCCAGATCCCTGGGTGGCCAGATCGGCGCCAAATTCATGGGCCACGGCGGCCACTCCATCGGCCGGAGGTCCTAGCGCGGAAAGCGTGGCATTCCGACTGGGACGCAGTTGCAGCAGCGCCGCGGATCCATTCTCCCCCTCCGTCTGCAGCGGTATGTACATGTAGTTGCGCCGGCGACCCTGGCGCGTCACATTCTCCGGCATCGTGGGCACCAGCTGCTTGGGCACCGTGATGAGCTCACCCTGCGGCAGTTCCACGGACGGGGCGGGAATGATCTCTACGGCGGCGTCCGATCGCCGCTGGGCTGTGGTTGAGTAGCCACCAAACTGACGAGCGGTGCGATAGGAACCGAAGGACTGCACCACCGTGCCATCGCTGCGCTGGCGCAGGTCCTTAAAGCTGATGTCGTCCTGCCGGCTGAAGCTCTGGTGTGGCGCATATAGATTGCGGGCGGTGGAGGGCGTTGTGGCCGCCGTCGCAGCCGCCGTTTGCCAGGGCAGCAGCTGGTGGCCGCTAAGAAGGGCGGCCGTGGTCACCgaggtggtgggcgtggccgcggatgaggcgcagcagcagtagGCGAAGAGACTAACGGCCAACGCCAGGCGGCTCCATCTCCAGGTGTTGCGTGTGCTCcggctggtggtggtggtggtggtattGGTATTGTTTTCGTCGGTGGCCACTAACATCTTACATCGAGCAGGATGAGCGGCGGTGAATGGTGGTTGTCGGGTGGTAATGACACTGGCTCCAATTAAGGTGCAGCCGCACAACTTCCTGCTCAGCGCCGCCTGAACTTGAAAACCAAACGCTGAACGCACCGAAGCCGCCCAATCCGATCCGGTCCCAAACGAGCTGGTCCGTTTCGCTTTTCCTACGCTCCGCTGCTCTGGCTGCTCTGCTGCAAAAGTGGATTCCAAGTGCTGTCAGCTGCGTGCCGCGTTCATTGATCTCCCCACTGGATTTTGGTCTGGGTATCGGCTTTTGGgattttccgattttctgattttccgGCGCGGCGGCTCTGTTACAATTTAGCTGGATTTGCGGCAATCTGTGTGCCTGCCGCCGATAGCTCAGCTCGTGTGGCAAGTTGCCGGTTTCGTTGACAGTTGAATTGGTCCGGGTGCTGGGATGGGTTGGAAACGGCGATGGCGATAcgaatggcgatggcgatgtcGATGGTGGGATGTTTGGATATGTGCTCGTGGGTCCGGCGGTTATTGGTCTGTGCTGCTCCAATGGCAATTATGGCAATTGCTGTTGACGCTTTAACAGCGGCGTTTCAGGCGGTTTCGTTCGGTTGCATGCTGCACCGCATCGCGACAACGTCCACGAGGAGCTCTGGCCACGAATCACTTCCTTAATTGCCTGCAACGGATAGACACAAACATAATCATTGGCGGACCGGTTTATTTCGGCAATTAGGAGTGGGTGTAAGTTAGCCCATGCTCGAATACTAAAATGACTGCCTGCTGTAATCTCCGCTTTGCGCATTAAATTCCCATTAATTCCGTAGTAAATGACTTTTAAATCATCAATTTACGCCAAAAACTCGTTTAGCAGAGGTGCACTTGCCGCTTGctacttgccacttgccactgcAACACGCGTTTCCTTGGTCACACATGTCACAGTTGGGTTTTTGGGAAACCTGTCGCCGCGATAAAAGCATCTCGGAAAACTGGAAAAACCATCATCAGCAGCTGGCGGCCGCTCGCagtgtttttttatatattattttatttaatttcttttttactttttgcgcAGTTTTTGTCTAATTTTTGGCCTTTTCTCCCCCTTCTCTTTTTGCATTTCACGTTTAACGATAGAaggaaatgaatgaatgcaGCGAACAGCGCAATAAAAGCAAGTACGAATCGCAGTTCAGTACCCTGTAGCCGCATACATTAGGGGTATATTAGTGTTGCTGCAGTGCATTATCACGGAACTAATTAATCAGGAAAGTGTGTTCGATGGGATGGGCTTGGACATTGCTAGTTGTATCAGTTGATTATGTTAATCACTGTGTCTACTCTTTCTTTAAACCGTGTAAAATTTTaacagatttttaaatattataagaaATATTCCTAAAAGATCTTGAATGATCTACTATCTTGACAATTGTGGATTTTTCTAAGTGCGCGGAATCAATTGATTACTTTACTTTGGTATAGAAATGTTTAGAGCAACGGCACTATCCTtgctaaaaacaaatttatttgtagcgattattatataattgaatatatttcaaaatttaaaaattaaatgccacTTTTAGTATAGTATTCTACTTCTTCAGACTCAGAACTCCTAGTCAAATTGGGCTTAGTCATCTGGCAATTCAGCCATCGCAGTCGAAAAGTAAGAGTTAGCCAGCTTTTTGCTCTGGTCGGCAGCGTTGCAGCCGAAGTCGGCGtgttttcactttcatttggAGTTCAAGCACCATGGAGCAGCTGGTCGGCGAATGGCTTTTGCTTATTTGCCGCTCCGGCGAGCGCTTCCTTTAAATTTGTGCAAACTTGACACTTTGAACTTGATCTGCGGTGTGCCGCCTGGCGATTTTCCGATTCCGATGCACCAGGAAGCTGGCGAACGAAAACGTGACTCGGCGCTTCGACAGCTTTGCATAATGGTTAACACATTTTGCGGAcactttatgtatgtacaggCAGGCGATggttatgaaatatatatttttttttggcgaccCAACAGGTTTTGCCAGCCTGTGCTTGAGCTTGGATGTTTTCCCTGCTGACGCATCGTGATGCAACCGTTGCAAAACTCAATTTACATTTCGGACAGTGCACGCTAAGTTCGGGCTAATCCCTGCTGTCCGGCCCACTTGATCTCTCCTGGATCGGGTTACGTAAGCCTGCTACTTCACCGACAGCTGCCCCATCATCATGACCACCATCCTCATCATTAATGATGATCATCATCAGCGCAGCAACAATGCGCATGCGTGTTGTTTCCATATGGAAACGGCCTTGAGTGAAGGACGCCGGAAACTGGCTTTCTGCGGCCATTTCTCTTTCTGCGCCTCTTACGCATAATTTACAATCGCTTTGTTGTGCTGTCCGCTTtcagtttatttgttttaattaaaaatacttgGCTGGAACTGCCATTGCCACTGCAAGGGCCTCTGCTTGGATAGCTGAAGCTATATTGTGGGCCGCATATTCCGCACATCCCTCGACTCCCGCAACTCcattacttttgttttagttCGGCGCTGGCAGTGAAAGTTTTTTTCTGCTGCAAACAATGCGTCGTTCACTTCGCTTCGTTTCCAATTCGTTGTAAGCAAGcgattttgttgcttttctgCTCGTAATTgagataaatgcattttaaatgagccaccgcagctgcagcagcagcatcagcatcagcagcaactgattgcagttgcagttgcgtATGCAGATGCGATAGTCCACCGCTCATTGCATTTGGGCACTCGATTATGCGTCCCCAGCTCAAAAGACTTTTCTTTTATCTGGCCACGCATAATTCACGACAAATGAATTCTCCCCGCCGCCGAAGACAATGGCTAATGCCCCGGATGACAATGGTAATGGCTGCAGCCGCAACATGGCCAACAACATCTGCAACATAGGCAACATCTTCAACAATGGCAACACAAAAGCTCAGCCAAAAGTTGTCATTTCAGTTGTCTCCCGTTTGTCGCTGGCTGATGAGTTGCGCATAAAGTAAATGCGCGCGGCAAGCAAAGCCGGCGGCTCAAGGaaatttttatgcattttgttGAATTGGGGGAAAATGCCTAAATTATGGAGGAGGGACCCGGGCGCTTGCCTAATAAATTaggaaagccaaaagaaaagaGCTGAAGCTGCTTTCATGCCAGATCCGAGTTAGCGGCTCCTTAACGAAAACGGGCGCGAACAATGCCGCTGCACTAGTTGTAAACGAAGCTTTATTTCTTGtgccataaacaaaattaGTAAGCATAACTTCCAAGGGGgcacaaaatcaaaagcatggtatatttataaataaattaatatatgtacaatgtGAAAAGTACATACAATTGTATATTTGTCCAAGATAGCTGCCCTTACCTATTACTTTTTTATAGcattatgttttaattttgttgattaactaaaaccaacaaaattcaattatatatattccataCATTTGAGTAATTTGAAGTAGCTGATTAAAGCCAACTATAGCAAGTATTTACTGTACTCTTTCACAGAGAAGCGCAAAGCCatttttctagttttttcaacttttcattGGCTAAACGCTcacatttatttaagcaaGCAATCACGAGACGATCACAGTAACCACCAAATTGATAGCCGCTCCtttcccactcccactcccagtCCAAAtcccacttccactttcgGCGGTTGTCGTCTTGGCAAAGTGGAATTAAAATAGATTTGctcaattattttgaattgcTACCATTCGCAATTACGAATTGTTTGCACAAGCCGAAAGGTTAAACCCATTTGGCtttccaccaccaccgccatcaccaccacccatcTCCCAAGTGGGTCAAACAGCTGCGCTCgtcttggcctggccaaagccaaattaGTTGGAAATCGGTGTCGTGCCATTGGCACATTTCAGTCCGCCTCAAAACAGAGGCGACAACAAACGGACTATGCACACATTAGAGCCCCGAAAGTTGGGTAAGGTAAGTGCCGTTGTAAGCCGCTGCCAAGAGCGTTTCATCACGCCCGTCCACATAATCAATCGATGGCCAGAAGATGGCACCTGTGACGTCttcccaacacacacacagccaagCTGGGGAGTGTTAATTAATATTCCATACGTAGGTTGATGCGCAATTGTTACGAATGTGTTAAGTCAAcaccggcagcagcagtagcagtagcagcagcagcagtagagTGTTAAGAAGTGGCCGAGTGTAGACCatggcaacagcaataacaaaagcTGATGGGTTCATATATGTAGCATGGCATGCAAATcgcacacacaacacaaacaCCGATGATTATGCAATTAGCGCCACTCACACAAAGGCAGGAGCACACGGCTCATGAGCCATATTAATCAATAGATTGTGTGAGCTCTACGACTGGCGATTAGATAAGCGCAATAAACTCTTGGAGAATTTCGTGCTAATGACTCGTGCCGTGCTGTAAGACATTAAAGATGGTGAAAATACCCTCTGGAAAAACgtaggcaacgaacttgacAAGAAGAAGGAAATTCGAAACAACATCGAATCCAAATCAAAGCAGACAATAAATGTTTCGgcgaagaaaaacaaaagacttaggcaacgaacttatACAAATCAAAGTGACTGCAAGAAGTTTGGGGGAAACTTTGTcggaataaaaaaacaaaagactcagGGCACAAACTTAGGCCTGCCGGAGGTGAAGCTCAGTCAGATGCAAATAATAAGCTGACCCAAAGCCAGTAGCTACTGCGGTCGACTCCCCctcaaaagaaaaacaaaataaaaaacagacCGCccaattaacaacaacaagccgATAAACAAACAACCCGAATGCAT
This window contains:
- the LOC6733638 gene encoding uncharacterized protein LOC6733638 isoform X1 yields the protein MLVATDENNTNTTTTTTSRSTRNTWRWSRLALAVSLFAYCCCASSAATPTTSVTTAALLSGHQLLPWQTAAATAATTPSTARNLYAPHQSFSRQDDISFKDLRQRSDGTVVQSFGSYRTARQFGGYSTTAQRRSDAAVEIIPAPSVELPQGELITVPKQLVPTMPENVTRQGRRRNYMYIPLQTEGENGSAALLQLRPSRNATLSALGPPADGVAAVAHEFGADLATQGSGPEQQPLALELGPERTERSDLLAAASSTDKLEYAEPENTSRRVGFQFPSYSLKPASPFHPQAYREDNPIFGDTSAGGYEPQPYSEDASPVPPPTQYEQHETRHTRQLYFDSDTASSSFEFPGLVSNSKPHGLKLYRDDVTKFGDINGPITALPQQRPQRGFYFGDTEFRTGPPAPVRQFGPQKNFQEYVGPSEYQGTRKSRYYPYKSSRSPRVVFPTNDNVGTTGPSGPAGSSGPSGNGVYFSDNIAFRDQNFGINELAAVQDVRNDYSLQELDSASEATSSPQSASTFKEKVDITTDTECQHRGGTCEFFLGCWLSGGLIQGTCDGLLRGCCHRTAKSANLGSSDFVGNAVDLTDLPQKNYGPVNNEPSCGISLAKQTAQRRIVGGDDAGFGSFPWQAYIRIGSSRCGGSLISRRHVVTAGHCVARATPRQVHVTLGDYVINSAVEPLPAYTFGVRRIDVHPYFKFTPQADRFDISVLTLERTVHFMPHIAPICLPEKNEDFLGKFGWAAGWGALNPGSRLRPKTLQAVDVPVIENRICERWHRQNGINVVIYQEMLCAGYRNGGKDSCQGDSGGPLMHDKNGRWYLIGVVSAGYSCASRGQPGIYHSVSKTVDWVSYVVGLTMNI
- the LOC6733638 gene encoding uncharacterized protein LOC6733638 isoform X2, encoding MLVATDENNTNTTTTTTSRSTRNTWRWSRLALAVSLFAYCCCASSAATPTTSVTTAALLSGHQLLPWQTAAATAATTPSTARNLYAPHQSFSRQDDISFKDLRQRSDGTVVQSFGSYRTARQFGGYSTTAQRRSDAAVEIIPAPSVELPQGELITVPKQLVPTMPENVTRQGRRRNYMYIPLQTEGENGSAALLQLRPSRNATLSALGPPADGVAAVAHEFGADLATQGSGPEQQPLALELGPERTERSDLLAAASSTDKLEYAEPENTSRRVGFQFPSYSLKPASPFHPQAYREDNPIFGDTSAGGYEPQPYSEDASPVPPPTQYEQHETRHTRQLYFDSDTASSSFEFPGLVSNSKPHGLKLYRDDVTKFGDINGPITALPQQRPQRGFYFGDTEFRTGPPAPVRQFGPQKNFQEYVGPSEYQGTRKSRYYPYKSSRSPRVVFPTNDNVGTTGPSGPAGSSGPSGNGVYFSDNIAFRDQNFGINELAAVQDVRNDYSLQELDSASEATSSPQSASTFKEKGCGISLAKQTAQRRIVGGDDAGFGSFPWQAYIRIGSSRCGGSLISRRHVVTAGHCVARATPRQVHVTLGDYVINSAVEPLPAYTFGVRRIDVHPYFKFTPQADRFDISVLTLERTVHFMPHIAPICLPEKNEDFLGKFGWAAGWGALNPGSRLRPKTLQAVDVPVIENRICERWHRQNGINVVIYQEMLCAGYRNGGKDSCQGDSGGPLMHDKNGRWYLIGVVSAGYSCASRGQPGIYHSVSKTVDWVSYVVGLTMNI